A region from the Candidatus Thiothrix putei genome encodes:
- a CDS encoding recombination-associated protein RdgC, whose amino-acid sequence MWFKNLYLLRLSSDFTLTPEALHEALESKPFLGCGNELREASGWVSPFGRNSEQLVLAANGCMLLTLAHQEKLLPASVVREELDTLIAEIEEKEARKMGKREKQDLRDEIEFELLPKAFTRTKKMDAWLDLSNGWMIINSSSNTPAERLTHLLRNTLGSLPVTPPKTDMSPAVLMTQWLADDHTLPAPFTLGEACELKGQGEAKSVATFKRHELMAEEVQANLAAGKTVSKLALIWADKISFVLTEDLGVRQVRFLDVLADNLKDADPQSHAEKLDIEFTLMTGEVTQLLADLMQCFTAVTEIAEPA is encoded by the coding sequence ATGTGGTTCAAAAACCTGTATCTGCTGCGTTTGAGCAGTGATTTTACCCTCACGCCCGAAGCACTACACGAAGCCCTTGAAAGTAAACCCTTTCTAGGGTGTGGCAATGAATTACGGGAAGCCAGCGGTTGGGTGTCGCCGTTTGGGCGTAACAGTGAGCAACTGGTACTCGCGGCGAACGGTTGTATGCTGCTGACTTTGGCGCATCAGGAAAAGCTGCTTCCGGCTTCGGTGGTGCGTGAAGAACTCGATACCTTGATTGCCGAAATCGAAGAAAAAGAAGCCCGTAAGATGGGCAAGCGCGAAAAGCAAGATTTGCGCGATGAAATTGAATTTGAATTACTCCCTAAGGCATTTACTCGCACCAAAAAAATGGATGCTTGGTTGGATTTATCCAATGGCTGGATGATTATAAACAGCTCTTCCAACACGCCTGCCGAACGGTTAACCCATTTGTTGCGCAATACCTTGGGCAGTTTGCCTGTTACTCCTCCGAAAACTGATATGAGTCCAGCCGTGCTGATGACGCAATGGCTGGCGGATGATCACACCTTGCCTGCGCCCTTTACCTTGGGCGAAGCGTGCGAATTAAAAGGGCAGGGCGAAGCAAAAAGTGTGGCGACGTTTAAGCGCCATGAACTGATGGCAGAAGAAGTTCAAGCGAATCTGGCAGCGGGTAAAACGGTATCTAAACTCGCTTTAATCTGGGCAGACAAGATTAGTTTCGTTTTGACCGAAGATTTAGGGGTGCGTCAGGTGCGCTTCTTGGATGTGCTGGCCGACAACCTGAAGGATGCCGACCCGCAATCTCACGCTGAAAAACTGGATATCGAATTCACCCTCATGACCGGGGAAGTCACTCAGTTGTTGGCTGACTTAATGCAGTGCTTTACGGCCGTTACAGAAATTGCAGAGCCTGCTTAA
- a CDS encoding DUF1501 domain-containing protein, producing MNRREFMGMAALLPWLGALPAEVLAVPARPQQRIVVLVKLAGGNDGLNTLIPHTDPLYYQYRPSIGVPKHQVLDIGESHGLNPYLKALKPWWDNGNMAWVQGVGYPHGTLSHFRSSDIWETAVDASQYTDTGWLGALLPECKPGLHGIAIGENSGPMSGKNCNTIAMQSPQSFLSQISLLEDIQPVATNSVLAHVTNVHHQLYAAGEQLSNKLQRPVTLGIPFSTSKLGRDLEAVAKMILTGVDAAVYMVTLDGFDTHSNQNAVQSNLLHQLAGALDSFAQAMQRGGRWNDVMLMTYSEFGRRVQENHGKGTDHGTAGVQLVMGGKVRGGLYGEPLDLSHLDGDGNPQHTVDFRSVYGTVAQRWLGQPNPWGQFGTLPFV from the coding sequence ATGAACCGTCGCGAATTTATGGGAATGGCAGCATTGTTGCCGTGGTTGGGGGCTTTACCAGCGGAAGTGTTGGCAGTACCTGCGCGTCCACAACAGCGTATTGTGGTGTTAGTGAAGTTAGCAGGGGGGAACGATGGGTTGAATACCCTGATTCCGCATACTGACCCGCTGTATTACCAATACCGTCCTAGTATTGGTGTTCCCAAGCATCAGGTGTTGGATATTGGAGAAAGTCATGGTTTAAACCCTTACCTGAAGGCGCTCAAACCTTGGTGGGACAACGGTAACATGGCTTGGGTGCAAGGTGTGGGGTATCCGCATGGAACGCTGTCTCATTTTCGCTCCAGTGATATTTGGGAAACCGCTGTGGATGCCAGTCAGTATACCGATACTGGCTGGTTAGGTGCTTTACTGCCCGAATGTAAGCCCGGTTTGCACGGGATTGCGATTGGCGAAAATAGTGGCCCGATGTCCGGAAAAAATTGCAATACCATTGCGATGCAAAGCCCGCAATCGTTTCTCAGCCAAATCAGTTTGTTGGAAGATATTCAGCCGGTTGCCACGAATTCTGTACTGGCGCATGTGACTAATGTGCATCACCAGTTGTATGCGGCAGGTGAACAATTAAGTAATAAATTACAGCGCCCGGTGACGTTGGGAATCCCTTTTTCCACCAGTAAGTTAGGGCGTGATTTGGAAGCGGTGGCTAAAATGATCCTTACCGGCGTCGATGCTGCGGTGTATATGGTGACTTTGGATGGCTTTGATACGCACAGTAACCAAAATGCGGTACAAAGTAACTTGTTACATCAATTGGCGGGAGCGCTGGATTCGTTTGCACAAGCGATGCAACGCGGCGGGCGCTGGAATGATGTCATGCTCATGACTTACTCAGAGTTTGGGCGGCGTGTGCAGGAAAACCACGGCAAAGGTACTGATCACGGTACTGCTGGGGTGCAATTGGTCATGGGAGGCAAGGTTCGCGGTGGACTGTATGGTGAGCCGCTGGATCTTAGTCATTTAGATGGTGATGGCAATCCGCAACACACGGTTGATTTCCGTTCAGTTTACGGTACGGTTGCCCAACGTTGGTTAGGTCAGCCTAATCCATGGGGTCAGTTTGGTACGTTGCCGTTTGTTTAA
- a CDS encoding DUF1800 domain-containing protein, with translation MGLLAFKDAAHLVSRTGLGAEWDAIKHLEGRSTQDAVELVLHPKPEALKPAPAMTPWLKLEPMRLNDMKSRNSAWAISQREGKSLQAWWVEQMLTSKTPFLERMTLFWHNHFTSSIQKTLQPSLLHQQNLLFRRHALGSFAELLQAIARDPAMLMYLDGHQNNKNQPNENFARELLELFTIGRGHYRETDVKAATQAFTGWRVDHQTGKFVIRTDEHSAGQLTFLGKTGHFNGDDIVKLLLAHPRTAERLTEKFWLAFVSNRPDPVLIRTWAQQLRQSNYDIKGLMRTVLNSEAFWATANRGTLVKSPVELVIGTVRMLPYPRESTQEMLNLCRLLGQELFDPPNVKGWAGGEHWISTQTLLVRNAYLSKLSRGNLNEKVANGVKLPDVPAGQLVEWLLPVKPLKPLPEIPGARRLVRSLLLDPAFQVT, from the coding sequence ATGGGATTACTTGCTTTTAAAGATGCAGCACATCTGGTATCACGCACTGGCTTAGGCGCAGAATGGGATGCTATCAAACACTTGGAAGGTCGCTCTACACAAGATGCTGTCGAATTGGTGTTGCATCCAAAACCTGAGGCATTGAAACCTGCTCCAGCCATGACGCCTTGGCTGAAGTTAGAACCGATGCGTTTGAACGATATGAAAAGTCGTAATTCTGCCTGGGCCATCTCACAACGCGAGGGCAAAAGCTTGCAGGCGTGGTGGGTAGAGCAGATGTTGACTAGCAAAACGCCATTTCTCGAACGCATGACGTTGTTTTGGCACAATCACTTCACATCCTCCATTCAAAAGACCTTGCAGCCCAGCCTGTTACACCAACAAAATCTGTTATTCCGCCGTCATGCACTGGGGAGTTTTGCGGAATTATTGCAAGCCATTGCGCGTGACCCTGCTATGCTGATGTATTTAGATGGGCATCAAAATAACAAAAATCAGCCCAACGAAAATTTTGCCCGCGAATTATTGGAGTTATTTACCATCGGACGGGGGCATTACCGTGAAACCGATGTGAAAGCGGCAACGCAAGCCTTTACGGGCTGGCGCGTCGATCATCAAACGGGTAAGTTTGTGATTCGTACTGACGAACACTCCGCAGGGCAACTCACCTTTTTAGGCAAAACCGGGCATTTCAACGGCGATGACATTGTTAAGCTGTTGTTAGCACACCCCCGCACTGCTGAACGCCTGACGGAAAAATTCTGGCTGGCGTTCGTCAGCAATCGGCCTGATCCGGTACTGATTCGTACTTGGGCGCAACAATTACGGCAATCGAATTACGACATCAAGGGTTTAATGCGCACGGTATTGAACAGTGAAGCATTCTGGGCAACGGCAAACCGTGGTACTTTGGTAAAATCCCCAGTGGAATTGGTGATTGGCACAGTACGCATGTTGCCGTATCCCCGCGAATCTACCCAGGAAATGCTGAATCTGTGCCGTTTATTGGGGCAAGAATTATTTGACCCGCCGAACGTCAAAGGCTGGGCGGGCGGTGAACACTGGATCAGTACCCAAACCTTGCTGGTGCGCAATGCTTACCTCTCTAAATTGTCACGCGGCAATTTAAATGAAAAAGTCGCTAATGGGGTAAAACTCCCCGATGTGCCTGCCGGGCAATTGGTCGAATGGTTATTGCCCGTTAAGCCATTAAAACCCTTGCCGGAAATACCGGGAGCACGGCGTTTAGTGCGCTCTTTATTGCTTGATCCAGCGTTTCAAGTCACCTGA
- a CDS encoding homoserine O-succinyltransferase — MPLVAHTALPTFERLRQEGQTILSEDYAFNQDIRELHIGFLNMMPDAALAATERQFFRLVGESNLIAQFHIHPFTLDSLPRSAKAQAYLDQYYEKFADLQEQGLDALIITGANPAAQHLEDEPFWDGLCEVVAWAQENVTSTLCSCLASHALVQHLWGIRRRPLGFKRWGVYSHAVTMPEHPLVNDLNTRFDVPHSRFNQIDRAELEAVGVQILVESQEAGVHMAVSPDLFRMIFLQAHPEYDQVSLLKEYRRETLRWFDGIREDYPPFPENYLRPKAKAILTEYRLAQEAAKRQGKPLPEFPETLLLPMLHNTWRDTAKVFYSNWIGKVYQITNNDRRKPFMEGVDPNDPLGLRQTLGMR; from the coding sequence ATGCCATTAGTTGCACACACTGCATTGCCAACGTTTGAACGCCTGCGTCAAGAAGGCCAAACCATTCTGAGTGAAGATTACGCCTTCAATCAGGATATTCGCGAGCTGCATATCGGTTTCCTCAATATGATGCCGGATGCGGCGTTGGCAGCAACCGAACGCCAGTTTTTCCGGTTAGTAGGCGAATCCAATCTGATTGCGCAATTTCATATCCACCCGTTTACGCTGGACAGTTTGCCGCGCAGTGCCAAAGCGCAAGCCTACCTCGACCAGTATTACGAAAAGTTTGCCGATTTGCAGGAACAAGGTTTGGATGCGCTGATCATTACCGGCGCAAACCCTGCCGCGCAACATTTGGAAGACGAACCGTTTTGGGATGGTTTGTGCGAGGTGGTTGCTTGGGCGCAGGAAAATGTCACCTCTACCTTGTGTTCGTGTTTGGCAAGCCATGCGCTGGTGCAACATTTGTGGGGAATCCGCCGCCGCCCGCTGGGATTCAAGCGTTGGGGCGTGTACAGCCATGCCGTGACTATGCCGGAACACCCGCTGGTGAATGATTTGAATACGCGCTTTGACGTGCCACATTCGCGTTTCAATCAAATTGACCGTGCGGAACTGGAAGCTGTCGGTGTGCAAATATTGGTGGAAAGTCAGGAGGCGGGCGTACACATGGCGGTCAGCCCTGATCTGTTCCGCATGATTTTTTTGCAAGCGCACCCCGAATACGATCAGGTAAGTTTGCTGAAAGAATACCGCCGTGAAACCCTGCGTTGGTTTGACGGGATACGGGAGGATTACCCGCCCTTTCCCGAAAACTATTTGCGCCCCAAAGCCAAAGCGATTCTCACCGAATACCGCTTGGCACAGGAAGCCGCCAAACGCCAAGGCAAGCCCTTGCCGGAGTTCCCCGAAACCTTGTTGCTGCCGATGTTGCACAATACTTGGCGCGATACCGCCAAAGTGTTTTACAGCAATTGGATCGGCAAGGTTTACCAGATTACCAATAACGACCGCCGTAAGCCATTTATGGAAGGTGTCGACCCCAATGACCCCTTAGGTTTACGTCAAACGCTGGGAATGCGCTAG
- a CDS encoding ATPase — protein sequence MRLTVEEYRQWEHKKVTLLGMSGVGKTHISSMLRNHNWFHYSGDYRIGTCYLDEDILDLIKEQAMKVPFLRELLRNDWIYIRNNIRVNDLGPVLSFVGKLGNPELGGVPLDAFIQRQAQYREAEIAAMRDVPEFIRKAQTIYGYSHFVNDAGGSLCELEEPGVFDLLAENTLILYIKVTTKDEEQKLIDRARSDPKPLYYRPNFLREHLAVYLQEQGLQYAAEMIPDDFTRWVFPRLFHSRLPRYEAIAHDYGYTVTSEEAAQVRDEADFNALIEMAIARHA from the coding sequence GTGCGTTTAACCGTAGAAGAATACCGCCAATGGGAACACAAAAAAGTCACGCTGTTGGGCATGTCTGGTGTTGGTAAAACCCATATTTCCAGTATGCTGCGTAACCATAACTGGTTCCACTATTCCGGTGACTACCGCATTGGTACGTGCTATCTGGATGAAGACATTCTTGATTTGATTAAAGAACAGGCGATGAAAGTGCCGTTCTTGCGCGAGTTATTGCGTAATGATTGGATCTACATCCGCAACAATATCCGCGTGAATGATCTGGGGCCGGTGCTGTCATTCGTTGGCAAATTAGGCAATCCCGAACTCGGCGGCGTACCGCTGGATGCGTTCATTCAACGCCAAGCGCAATACCGCGAAGCCGAAATTGCCGCCATGCGTGACGTGCCGGAATTCATTCGCAAAGCCCAAACGATTTACGGCTATTCGCATTTCGTCAATGACGCAGGCGGCAGCTTGTGCGAGTTGGAAGAACCGGGCGTGTTTGATTTGTTGGCAGAAAATACCCTGATTCTGTACATCAAAGTCACCACTAAAGATGAAGAGCAAAAGCTAATCGACCGCGCCCGTAGTGACCCGAAGCCGTTGTATTACCGCCCGAATTTCTTGCGCGAACATTTGGCGGTATACCTGCAAGAACAAGGGCTGCAATACGCTGCCGAAATGATCCCGGATGATTTCACCCGCTGGGTATTCCCGCGTTTGTTCCATTCACGTTTGCCGCGTTACGAGGCGATTGCGCACGACTACGGCTACACGGTTACGTCGGAAGAAGCCGCGCAAGTGCGTGATGAAGCCGATTTCAATGCCTTGATTGAAATGGCGATTGCGCGTCATGCTTAA
- the dusB gene encoding tRNA dihydrouridine synthase DusB: MKIGAYTLDNNLIVAPMAGVTDRPFRTLCKHFGAGHAVSEMMSVDATLYAQKKSLYRADFEGELAPISAQIAGSEPEMLAEAARYQVANGAQIVDINMGCPARKVCRKLAGSALLKDEDLVKRILDAVVSAVAVPVTLKTRLGYVNGEENILRVADMAQQAGIAALAIHGRTREQMYTGEARYELIREVKRHATIPIIANGDIDSPQKAKAVLEATGADAIMIGRAAQGRPWIFREIAHYLQTGEELPPPNISEVHAVLLGHLDDLYQFYGEYSGCRIARKHIAWYTNGLHDSNAFRQAMYAQDSTAGQARAVDAYFQALLVRDERLNYESSSGQKSSAINCS; the protein is encoded by the coding sequence ATGAAAATTGGCGCTTACACACTCGATAACAACCTGATTGTCGCCCCAATGGCAGGCGTGACCGACCGCCCGTTCCGTACCTTATGCAAACATTTTGGTGCAGGTCATGCGGTCAGTGAAATGATGTCGGTGGATGCGACCTTGTATGCGCAGAAAAAATCCTTGTACCGCGCCGATTTCGAGGGGGAACTTGCGCCGATTTCGGCACAGATTGCGGGGTCTGAACCGGAAATGTTGGCGGAAGCAGCGCGTTATCAGGTGGCGAATGGGGCGCAGATTGTAGACATCAATATGGGCTGCCCTGCCCGCAAGGTTTGCCGCAAGCTGGCAGGCTCGGCTCTATTGAAAGATGAGGATTTGGTTAAGCGGATTCTGGATGCGGTGGTGTCTGCGGTGGCTGTGCCGGTGACGTTGAAAACCCGTCTGGGGTACGTCAATGGCGAGGAAAATATTCTGCGGGTTGCGGACATGGCGCAACAGGCGGGCATTGCGGCACTGGCGATTCATGGGCGCACGCGCGAACAAATGTACACAGGTGAGGCGCGTTATGAGCTGATTCGCGAGGTGAAACGCCACGCCACGATTCCCATCATTGCCAATGGCGACATTGATAGCCCGCAAAAAGCCAAAGCGGTGCTGGAGGCGACTGGCGCGGATGCGATTATGATCGGGCGGGCAGCGCAGGGGCGACCGTGGATTTTTCGGGAAATCGCGCATTATTTGCAAACCGGCGAGGAATTGCCGCCGCCGAACATTTCCGAAGTCCACGCGGTATTGCTGGGGCATTTAGATGATCTGTATCAGTTTTACGGGGAATATTCGGGGTGTCGCATCGCCCGCAAGCATATTGCTTGGTACACCAATGGGCTGCATGACAGCAATGCGTTTCGGCAGGCGATGTATGCGCAGGATAGTACGGCGGGGCAGGCACGGGCGGTGGATGCGTATTTTCAGGCGTTGTTGGTGCGGGATGAACGGCTGAATTATGAATCGAGTTCAGGCCAGAAATCATCAGCCATAAACTGCTCGTAA
- a CDS encoding DUF29 domain-containing protein, producing MANVAYDQDLYTWSLQQAALLRERKFDQVDWEHIIEEVEDMSKSEKRALQSFLETLLMHLLKWQYQPAYQGRSWKFTIIEQRQRIVGHLKENPGLKSKLSALIESAYRYAVSGAVRETGLAPEIFPETCPWDYEQFMADDFWPELDS from the coding sequence ATGGCGAATGTCGCTTACGATCAAGACCTCTACACATGGTCTTTGCAACAGGCAGCGCTACTGCGCGAACGCAAGTTTGACCAAGTGGACTGGGAACACATCATCGAGGAAGTTGAGGACATGAGTAAGTCGGAAAAACGTGCCTTGCAGTCTTTTTTAGAAACCTTACTCATGCACCTGTTGAAATGGCAATATCAGCCAGCATATCAGGGGCGAAGCTGGAAATTTACGATCATTGAACAGCGTCAACGGATTGTCGGGCATCTCAAAGAGAATCCCGGTTTAAAAAGCAAGCTGTCTGCTTTAATTGAATCTGCTTACCGTTATGCGGTGTCTGGTGCAGTACGTGAAACTGGGCTTGCGCCGGAAATATTCCCCGAAACGTGTCCGTGGGATTACGAGCAGTTTATGGCTGATGATTTCTGGCCTGAACTCGATTCATAA
- a CDS encoding HRDC domain-containing protein, whose amino-acid sequence MKLQFFSVDALEPDSDQETIDDFCTRHRLVSVDKRFVERSEFCYWSVCVTYLEPSSSPSKPTKAVDKRGQVDYREILGAEDFAVYAKLRDLRKAISEAENTPVYAIISNAQMADMVTKRVTTAAALGEINGVGDAKLEKYGERFLTLLKTEFQSSAAPPSSVGASLAGDSSGESLAGQAPTRTTQADETSLHPAG is encoded by the coding sequence ATGAAATTACAGTTTTTCAGCGTGGATGCGCTGGAGCCTGATAGCGATCAGGAAACCATCGACGATTTCTGCACCCGGCATCGGCTGGTGTCAGTGGATAAACGCTTTGTCGAGCGCAGTGAATTTTGCTACTGGTCAGTGTGCGTGACCTATCTGGAGCCTTCATCTTCACCCAGCAAACCCACCAAAGCGGTCGATAAACGCGGGCAAGTCGATTACCGTGAGATTCTGGGTGCAGAAGATTTCGCTGTCTACGCCAAACTGCGGGACTTGCGCAAAGCCATCTCCGAAGCCGAAAACACCCCGGTCTATGCCATCATCTCCAATGCCCAAATGGCAGATATGGTGACAAAGCGCGTGACGACTGCCGCCGCCTTGGGTGAAATTAACGGCGTGGGTGACGCTAAGCTGGAAAAATACGGCGAACGCTTCCTCACCCTGCTGAAAACCGAGTTCCAGTCATCCGCTGCCCCTCCTTCTTCTGTAGGAGCCAGCCTTGCTGGCGATTCTTCGGGGGAATCGCTTGCAGGGCAAGCTCCTACACGGACAACCCAAGCCGATGAAACGTCATTGCATCCGGCTGGCTGA
- a CDS encoding formylglycine-generating enzyme family protein: MTPKYVLKPSSRLHGWGAYLFATLILSVGVVCAETDLDKLAVEDVEKIKQEKAAEEKRQYDEKVKREAKEAADKAKAAAAKAEAARVAELQQKCEKKGGDWKKGKCVMPQPKPPAPKPASAPEPVVVVEPPASLPVAGNSQVVEPVMLPIPAGTFTMGCVDGRDNVEGVAACGGDETPAHEVTISAFQMAKTETTVGQYMACVDVGVCPAPEWLEPNAPDYYKKLGVGLSDFNYPIVGVSWNDANTYAQWLSKETGKPYRLPTEAEWEYAARGGTDSAYHWGKKASHEFANYGKDECCDGLASGKDQWVYTAPVGKFAANGYGLNDMNGNVWEWVQDSWHGDYKGAPVDGSAWESGGSASRVLRGGSWYDDARFVRSALRFSFTPGNRGSSLGFRLVSGQ, from the coding sequence ATGACCCCAAAATATGTCCTTAAACCATCTTCCCGCCTGCATGGTTGGGGCGCTTACTTATTTGCTACTTTGATTTTGAGTGTTGGCGTTGTGTGTGCTGAAACAGACCTCGATAAGCTTGCTGTTGAGGATGTTGAGAAAATAAAGCAGGAAAAAGCGGCTGAAGAAAAACGCCAGTATGATGAAAAGGTAAAGCGTGAAGCTAAAGAAGCTGCTGATAAAGCCAAAGCCGCTGCTGCAAAAGCCGAAGCTGCCCGCGTTGCTGAATTACAGCAAAAGTGTGAAAAGAAAGGCGGTGATTGGAAAAAAGGTAAATGTGTGATGCCGCAGCCGAAGCCACCTGCTCCAAAGCCTGCTTCTGCTCCAGAGCCTGTTGTTGTGGTTGAGCCGCCTGCTTCGCTTCCTGTTGCGGGGAACAGCCAAGTTGTTGAGCCAGTTATGCTCCCTATCCCTGCGGGCACTTTCACCATGGGTTGTGTGGATGGGCGCGACAATGTAGAGGGCGTAGCGGCATGTGGTGGTGATGAAACACCTGCTCACGAAGTTACTATTAGTGCTTTCCAAATGGCAAAAACTGAAACGACAGTAGGTCAATACATGGCATGTGTGGATGTCGGTGTTTGCCCTGCTCCTGAATGGTTGGAGCCGAATGCACCTGATTATTATAAAAAACTAGGTGTGGGCTTGTCCGATTTCAATTATCCGATAGTCGGTGTGAGCTGGAATGATGCCAATACTTACGCGCAGTGGTTAAGTAAGGAAACGGGTAAACCTTACCGTCTGCCGACTGAAGCAGAATGGGAATATGCAGCGCGAGGTGGTACGGATAGCGCTTATCATTGGGGTAAAAAAGCCAGCCATGAGTTTGCCAATTATGGCAAGGATGAATGTTGTGATGGGTTGGCGAGCGGTAAGGATCAATGGGTTTATACCGCGCCTGTCGGAAAATTTGCAGCGAATGGCTATGGTCTTAATGACATGAACGGCAATGTATGGGAATGGGTACAGGACAGTTGGCACGGTGATTACAAAGGTGCGCCAGTGGATGGTAGTGCTTGGGAATCTGGTGGGAGCGCCTCCCGCGTGTTGCGCGGTGGTTCTTGGTACGACGATGCACGGTTCGTGCGTTCCGCTCTCCGCTTCAGCTTCACGCCGGGTAATCGGGGCAGCAGCCTCGGGTTCCGCCTCGTCTCAGGTCAATAG
- a CDS encoding TIR domain-containing protein: MTDIFISYSSKDREWVARLAKGLEAHGYEVWWDPEILPGQHYQDVIQKALHGASCTVAVWTPNSVASDYVRAECLWAFNKRNLISVLGKDTEIPTPFNAIQIADLRQWRGSADDANFQRLLRGIKFVQTGESVPPSRQPEPPKKFPWLPTLFISAAVLGGSGIYWQSTQIDPVKEESPARQASTAVATPPVTIDPAQVQADAERKAKEAQANELAQAKATLAADDETAWPSAVDRLIDLAKKGESEAMYLLGIVYQKGRGADKDIKASCKFYKDSAERDNVKANDLYKQLKEAVDDPKICP, from the coding sequence ATGACCGACATTTTTATCAGTTACAGTTCCAAAGATCGTGAGTGGGTTGCACGGCTTGCCAAAGGGTTGGAAGCGCACGGCTATGAAGTGTGGTGGGATCCTGAAATCCTGCCGGGGCAACATTATCAGGATGTGATTCAAAAGGCGTTACACGGGGCAAGCTGCACAGTGGCGGTGTGGACGCCGAACTCAGTGGCATCTGATTACGTGCGGGCAGAATGTTTGTGGGCATTTAACAAGCGCAATCTCATCAGTGTGCTGGGTAAGGATACCGAGATACCGACACCGTTTAATGCGATTCAGATCGCCGATTTGCGTCAGTGGCGGGGCAGTGCGGATGACGCGAATTTCCAGCGCTTACTGCGCGGCATCAAGTTTGTGCAAACCGGTGAGTCTGTGCCACCGTCTCGGCAGCCAGAGCCGCCTAAAAAATTCCCTTGGTTGCCGACACTCTTTATCTCTGCTGCGGTGCTTGGCGGTAGTGGTATTTATTGGCAGTCCACGCAAATTGACCCTGTGAAGGAAGAATCGCCTGCAAGGCAGGCTTCTACAGCAGTGGCTACCCCACCCGTTACCATTGACCCTGCCCAAGTGCAAGCCGACGCTGAACGCAAGGCAAAAGAAGCCCAAGCCAATGAATTGGCCCAAGCCAAAGCCACGCTGGCAGCAGACGACGAAACTGCATGGCCTTCGGCTGTTGATCGTCTGATTGATCTGGCAAAGAAAGGGGAAAGTGAGGCGATGTATCTGTTGGGGATTGTTTATCAGAAGGGGCGAGGCGCAGATAAAGACATAAAAGCCAGTTGTAAATTTTATAAAGACTCGGCTGAGCGAGATAACGTTAAAGCTAACGATCTATACAAGCAATTAAAGGAGGCAGTTGATGACCCCAAAATATGTCCTTAA